The following are from one region of the Nicotiana tomentosiformis chromosome 7, ASM39032v3, whole genome shotgun sequence genome:
- the LOC104115893 gene encoding sorting nexin 2B isoform X2 produces MMGEEGRKEAMESLSLDDDDDDNKSTSKSYSNYRSAMTSLSDSHHPLSPSVVATPADSDPLSETSSIQPPSPYADIVEEHNGIQNPNDDSTMPEIPPSLNLEYLNITVSDPHKEMESGSIVPGSNTYVTYLITTKTNLPDYGGSDFSVRRRFKDVVTLSDRLSEGYRGYFIPPRPDKSVVESQVMQKQEFVEQRRSALEKYLQKLASHPVIKKSDELRVFLQVDGNLPLPTTTDVASRVLDGAVKLPKQLFGGDSGGNVIGPQDVVQPAKGGRDLLRLFKELKQSVANDWGGSKSLVEEEDKDFQEKKQRLQNLELQLSNASKQAELLVKAQQDMGETIGELGLTFIKLTKFENERATLSSQRERAADMKNVATVAVKASRLYRELNSQTVKHLDILHEHLSLMLGVHHAFSDRSSALLTVQTLISELSSLSSRAEKLETATSKIFGGDKSRVRKSEELKDAIRVTEDAKSCAIREYERIKESNRSEIDRINRERHADFVKMLKGFITNQCTSKESWREVQLKV; encoded by the exons ATGATGGGCGAAGAAGGTCGGAAAGAAGCAATGGAGAGTCTATCTCTTGACGACGATGACGacgataacaaatcgacctccaaatcctacTCTAATTACCGAAGTGCCATGACTTCCCTTTCCGATTCCCACCATCCTCTCTCCCCGTCAGTCGTCGCTACACCTGCCGATTCCGATCCCTTGTCTGAAACTTCCTCTATTCAACCCCCTTCTCCTTATGCCGACATTGTTGAAGAACATAACGGCATCCAAAACCCTAACGACGACTCGACAATGCCGGAGATACCTCCCTCTTTAAACTTGGAGTATTTGAATATCACGGTTTCAGATCCGCACAAGGAAATGGAATCGGGGTCAATTGTTCCCGGCAGTAATACTTACGTTACCTACTTAATCACTACGAAAACCAATTTACCCGATTACGGAGGATCCGATTTCAGCGTTCGGAGACGGTTCAAAGACGTGGTTACGTTATCGGATCGATTGAGCGAAGGTTACAGAGGGTATTTCATTCCTCCGAGGCCAGATAAGAGTGTAGTGGAGAGTCAAGTGATGCAAAAGCAAGAGTTCGTGGAGCAGAGAAGATCCGCACTGGAGAAGTACTTGCAGAAGCTTGCATCACATCCGGTGATCAAGAAGAGTGATGAATTGAGAGTGTTTTTGCAGGTGGACGGTAATCTTCCTTTGCCTACGACCACTGATGTGGCATCTAGGGTTTTGGATGGAGCAGTGAAGTTGCCCAAGCAGTTGTTCGGAGGGGACTCAGGGGGGAATGTGATTGGGCCGCAGGATGTTGTGCAACCCGCTAAAGGTGGCAGGGATTTGCTGAGGTTGTTCAAGGAGTTGAAGCAGTCTGTTGCGAATGATTGGGGCGGGTCAAAGTCACTTGTGGAGGAGGAGGATAAGGATTTCCAGGAAAAGAAACAGCGGTTGCAAAATCTTGAGCTGCAACTAAGTAATGCATCAAAACAG GCCGAATTACTCGTGAAAGCTCAGCAAGATATGGGGGAGACGATTGGAGAACTGGGGCTAACATTTATTAAGTTGACGAAATTTGAGAATGAGCGAGCTACGTTGAGCTCTCAGAGAGAACGCGCAGCTGATATGAAAAATGTGGCTACTGTGGCTGTTAAAGCTAGCAGATTGTATCGGGAGTTGAATTCACAGACAGTGAAGCATTTG GATATTCTACACGAACACCTGAGTTTAATGTTGGGCGTACACCATGCATTTTCAGACCGGTCAAGTGCTTTATTGACAGTGCAGACTCTCATTTCGGAATTGTCTTCTTTAAGTTCAAGAGCAGAGAAACTTGAAACAGCAACTTCTAAGATATTTGGAGGTGATAAATCAAGAGTTCGAAAGTCGGAAGAGTTAAAAGATGCCATTAGGGTCACTGAAGATGCCAAAAGCTGTGCCATCAGAGAATATGAGCGCATTAAG